A stretch of Oncorhynchus mykiss isolate Arlee chromosome 12, USDA_OmykA_1.1, whole genome shotgun sequence DNA encodes these proteins:
- the LOC110537368 gene encoding rho-related GTP-binding protein RhoG translates to MQTIKCVVVGDGAVGKTCLLISYTTNAFPEEYIPTVFDNYSAQISVDGRAISLNLWDTAGQEEYDRLRTLSYPQTNVFIICFSIGSPSSHANVRHKWHPEVSHHCPGVPVLLVGTKQDLRGDTEAVKKLKEHGLTPTTQQQGNALAKQIGAVKYLECSALMQEGVREVFAEAVRAVLYPVTKKNDKKCVLL, encoded by the coding sequence ATGCAGACCATAAAGTGTGTGGTGGTGGGTGATGGCGCTGTGGGTAAGACTTGCCTGCTCATCTCCTACACCACCAACGCCTTCCCAGAGGAGTACATTCCCACCGTGTTCGACAACTACAGCGCCCAGATAAGTGTGGACGGCCGCGCCATCAGCCTCAACCTGTGGGACACGGCAGGCCAGGAGGAATACGACCGCCTGCGCACCCTCTCCTACCCCCAGACCAACGTCTTCATCATCTGCTTCTCCATCGGCAGCCCCTCCTCTCATGCCAACGTACGGCACAAGTGGCACCCAGAGGTATCCCACCACTGCCCCGGGGTTCCAGTGCTGCTGGTGGGCACCAAGCAGGATCTGCGTGGAGATACGGAGGCGGTAAAGAAGTTGAAGGAGCACGGCCTGACCCCCACCACCCAACAGCAGGGCAATGCCTTAGCCAAGCAGATTGGTGCTGTCAAATACCTGGAGTGCTCAGCTCTGATGCAGGAAGGCGTGAGGGAGGTGTTTGCAGAGGCTGTGCGAGCTGTGCTCTACCCCGTTACCAAGAAGAATGACAAGAAGTGTGTTCTGTTATAA